aattaattgtaattgtgattttgttttttttattaaatgaaaatgtaaccaTAATAATTACAGTTCTGTTGTGTTTTCCACAGATTCAGTTTGTGCTGGTGACTGTCCATATATCTCAGTATTACTTGATGGAAAAGTGTGAATACCAAGTTCCCATCTTCATTCATCTCATCTTGTTCTATGGAACCTTTTTCTTCATCCTCTTCTCCAACTTCTGGATCCAGGCCTACATAAAGGGAAAGCGACTACCTGTTTCCACCGAGGACAAACCCAAACAGAATGGCATTACCACTGTGATTGAGCCAGTGGTAGTGGCCAATGGCAAACACTTGGAAAATGGCACTGTGCACTACACTAATGGATTTGCTCACAATGGGAAAGTGAAGGAGATCTAAAGAGGCCAAACAAAAGCATCAGAGAcattgttgttaaattatttttgacaaatttacattttttatgattgcATGGGAGATGAAATGGCACACTGGATCTGGCGGTGGGTCCCCCTTTCTTTGTATTTATGGATGTTGGAGGCTGGGGAGCACTAAGCATGAAGAGAATTCGTCcactgaggttggctttgttgaCGTGGCTCTGAAACCTGACAGCATTGTCTGTGGTTCAATCCGCTTGACCTTGCCATTTTTTCCTGGCATATGAGTCTCCCAGTTGTTTGCACACTGTACAGTTTTCACAGATCTAGCTCACACttgactgtaaataaatattttctctgtttatttgaaatttagaagttgtccatttttttttttttcttttgtaacttATCAgtcaataaatgctttttataataaattgtattgtgATTtggaaacaaaacattgtttACATTATCGGCACTCCTCTATACACTTTTAAACATGCTAATATCCAGAAAGTCTTAAAAGAACTTCAGTTTGCATGCTTCCTCAACCTGAGATAATCCAAAATTTAGAGCATTTCGACTGCTTAAGACATGAGCAGTCTCATATGTAGTAAACATTGTCCATTTAAACAGACCGTATATAATGCAtggatgtttaatttttattataatgcacTGATCCCTAGCCATTTTTCTTTAGTTCTCATATCGATATATTTACATCAACACGTTCTGATTCATAAAGAGCTCTGTTGTCCATTTAGAAAATAGCTTCCGAAACAACAGAATTCACCAGATTTTGCATAGAGCTCAAGTGCATGTTCAGACACTGCATTCATCTCAATGTTTATCTTCCATTTATGGTTTTAAATTAGTCAAAACATGACACCTAGAGGCTTTCGGTGGTTTTTATTCAACCATTCTGCCAACATAGCAATACACAATTCCacttaaaaagctttaaaaccatacattaaaaataagactAATAAATTGAAAACAGCATTAGAGCAGCTACAGAGCAAATACAAGAAACATGAAAAAGGGAAGCAACTACTTCCttacaaaactttatttgaaaaaaaattacatttctgtacataATTTAATGATCACTTTTAGGGTTAAATATGCAAGTTGAATAGAAACACTACAATGGTTTAAAGCTTTAGCTATCAGTGGAGGCGGTCTTCTGGGAATCCCATGCTcaaagttttgcattttttaaaaaaccactGTGCCTCTGTAAACAAGAATAAGGGAATGCCTAATAAAAAGGTGTAGAGTTTGTGGCAGGTAACAGCCCTTAGTGTTTGTCAGTGAAATTACCCAGCCATTTGAAAGCCAAACATTAAAACCAATGGGAGTTTAATGAACATTTGGGAAACACTTTTCtggatgcattaaaaatgaccATTTCATAATTATCGGATGTGTTGTTGAATTATGCTGCTGGTAGGCTTGGGTTTCTTGACAGCATCCTTTTCAAAACTCTTCCAAAGTCGAATCGTTTCATCAGCAGCAACAGAAGCCACAGTCGAACCATCTGGACTGAGTCCCAAGTTGAGGACTCGGTCTTCGTGTCCTGAGACAGATGATTGGGAAAGGAGAGGAATTAATTGCATTTCTCAATTTATTGTGGTTGTAATATTCAACTGAAGAAAGGGTGACCACACAAAACTTTATGAAGTACAACAACTTCAAACTTGCCTTCAAGCTCTGCAACTTTAGTGAGTGAGGGGTATTTCCAAATTATAACCTTGTCATGAGCAAAACCGTGACCAGACACCAACTCTTTGTAGTTAGGTGCAAAAACAAGAGATGATATCTGAAAGGAAATAATCATTTAATCGTCAAATTACTGATGTCACATGTACTATGACAAAGCCAAAAGAGCCAAAAGTGAGAAAGCCCACCTGTGAACAAGTATCTAGGGCACTGATACAAGAGCCGCTGTTGGCATTCCAGATGCGAATGTGACGGTCACTGGTGCCCCCTCCTGATGCAAGGATGTTAGGCTGCCAAGGGCACCATGCCAAAGCCTTaaaggtacaaaaaaataaaaaggacaaaaaggtaaaataaaaccacaaatggAAGATCATTGGTGGAACTGAAGACATCTTGCCAAATTCAAAAATCACCTTGACTGCTCCCTGGTGTTCACTAAGAGCATGGATGGCTTGATGCTCTGAGCCAGATGTCATTGGCCAAATGTACACCATGTTGTCATTACCGCCACTAGCTAAATATTTCCCATCTGGGGACCATGTAAGGCCACAGACTTCCTGAGTGTGTCCACCAAAGGTGAAGATGTGGTGGTCTGCTACCCGAACATCATGCTGATGAATCAAACCAGATCTGGAGCCACTAAGGAGAACAAAAAGGGTGTTAACACAGTCAAACGCATATAATCTTCAGAGCACAAGGTGCTGGTCTTACCTAGACAAAACATGATCATTCCAACTCAAGCAACCAACCCTTGCCGAATGGCCATCCATGCTGCGGAGACGCTTTTGGTACTGAACATCCCAGAGCTGCAAGAAAATGGCATGAAATTCAGCAAGAGGGCAATTCAATTAGATCTTGGTGCTCTAAGATAATACATTGGATAGAAATGGCTATTTGGGAGTTTGAAGAATGAAGTTCTGAAAACAAGCAGACCTGTTATTACAGCATTACATTTTGGGATGCCTTTGAATATTGTCTTGGACAATGGAAGGCTTtgtcaaagaacaaaaaatatttgaaccACAGTACGAGAAAATGTAGCCACTTACCTCAACTTTACAATCACTGGTCCCAATGGCCAAGAA
Above is a genomic segment from Cyprinus carpio isolate SPL01 chromosome A2, ASM1834038v1, whole genome shotgun sequence containing:
- the LOC109081048 gene encoding cell division cycle protein 20 homolog, whose protein sequence is MSHFGFENDIHNVLRLDMPITNAPMARWQRKASTSSSTNASSLSPNKSMNRSASLSKTPSKTPGKNGKTQNTPSKAGGDRFIPTRNNKQLDVASFLISKENEPVEETTSSTAPNQKAWSVTLNGYDIEEAKILHLGGKPLNAPEGYQNNLKVLYSQVATPDSIRKSRYIPSVPERILDAPDIKNDFYLNLMDWGRQNMLAVGLADHVYLWDAGAGDIVLLKKMEEDNEFICSVSWSKDGNFLAIGTSDCKVELWDVQYQKRLRSMDGHSARVGCLSWNDHVLSSGSRSGLIHQHDVRVADHHIFTFGGHTQEVCGLTWSPDGKYLASGGNDNMVYIWPMTSGSEHQAIHALSEHQGAVKALAWCPWQPNILASGGGTSDRHIRIWNANSGSCISALDTCSQISSLVFAPNYKELVSGHGFAHDKVIIWKYPSLTKVAELEGHEDRVLNLGLSPDGSTVASVAADETIRLWKSFEKDAVKKPKPTSSIIQQHIR